The following proteins come from a genomic window of Myxococcales bacterium:
- a CDS encoding MotA/TolQ/ExbB proton channel family protein — MKSAMVGLGAGWLLILMLILSVVSLAIMLERAFLYWSLRDDIPALMKDLARLLRAGDFEGARRRLEASPSAEAAVVVAGIVEAELGADSAEEAMLGASALQRIKLEKRLAFLGTLGNNAPFIGLLGTVIGIVGAFDELGKVKAAAPGAAAASVGVAPEAVMTNIAEALVATAVGLLVAIPAVAAFNAFQRIVKATLANTDALSSLLLAHLKADPAALSAAAATTAKARAKDDAPASKNGAKAASKSAAEPASDDAEAEGSD, encoded by the coding sequence ATGAAGAGTGCGATGGTCGGACTGGGAGCCGGGTGGCTCCTGATCCTCATGCTGATCCTCAGCGTGGTGTCGCTGGCGATCATGCTGGAGCGCGCGTTCCTCTACTGGTCGCTTCGCGACGACATCCCCGCGCTCATGAAGGACCTGGCGCGCCTGCTCCGCGCGGGCGACTTCGAGGGCGCTCGCCGTCGCCTCGAGGCGTCACCGAGCGCCGAGGCCGCGGTCGTGGTCGCCGGCATCGTCGAGGCGGAGCTCGGCGCGGACAGCGCGGAGGAGGCCATGCTCGGCGCCAGCGCGCTGCAGCGCATCAAGCTGGAGAAGCGGCTCGCGTTCCTCGGCACGCTCGGGAACAACGCCCCCTTCATCGGGCTGCTCGGCACCGTCATCGGCATCGTCGGCGCGTTCGACGAGCTCGGCAAGGTCAAGGCCGCCGCCCCGGGCGCGGCCGCCGCGAGCGTCGGCGTCGCCCCCGAGGCCGTCATGACCAACATCGCGGAGGCGCTCGTGGCTACGGCGGTCGGCCTGCTGGTCGCCATCCCGGCGGTCGCGGCTTTCAACGCCTTCCAGCGCATCGTCAAGGCGACGCTCGCCAACACCGACGCGCTGAGCAGCCTGCTGCTCGCCCACCTCAAGGCGGATCCCGCGGCGCTCTCGGCGGCGGCGGCCACGACCGCCAAGGCGCGCGCCAAGGACGACGCGCCCGCGTCCAAGAACGGCGCGAAGGCCGCGTCGAAGTCCGCCGCGGAGCCCGCGAGCGACGACGCTGAGGCCGAGGGGTCCGACTGA
- a CDS encoding D-3-phosphoglycerate dehydrogenase yields the protein MRLLIADKLHPRAVEELRTLPIEVVYEPELTKETLETTIRDVGILVVRSKEVTAKAIEGARQLNLIVRAGTEAHNIDIRAASKGGVYVANCPGKNAGAVAELVLGQIIALDRRIPDAVLSLRNQRWERSEYGKAEGIAGKTIGIAGFGAVGREVARMALAFGLRPLAWSRGLSPQAAAEAGVGHVKTIEELASKSDILTLHLPVNDRTRQLVNKRVLDLLPRRAMLINVARADLVDYAALREAVKGRGLRAAVDVYPDEPKGKREFATDLFEAAPSATGGFVYGTPHIAASTDQAQLAIATETVRVIRSFLVDGNVPNCLNVSHVRVARFQLVIRMLDKVGTLANVLSVIKRHGINIEEVTNTVFEHAEASSTKLRLLSRPSETCLSEIRAFDEILHLDLVTLPYLA from the coding sequence ATGCGCCTACTCATCGCCGACAAGCTCCACCCCCGCGCCGTCGAAGAGCTCCGTACGCTCCCCATCGAGGTCGTCTACGAGCCCGAGCTCACCAAAGAGACCCTCGAGACCACCATCCGGGACGTGGGCATCTTGGTCGTCCGCTCCAAAGAGGTGACCGCGAAGGCCATCGAGGGCGCGCGCCAGCTGAACCTCATCGTGCGGGCTGGCACGGAGGCCCACAACATCGACATCCGCGCGGCCAGCAAGGGGGGCGTCTACGTCGCGAACTGCCCCGGCAAGAACGCCGGCGCGGTGGCCGAGCTGGTCCTCGGCCAGATCATCGCCCTCGACCGCCGCATCCCCGACGCCGTCCTCTCCCTCCGCAACCAGAGGTGGGAGCGCAGCGAATACGGCAAGGCCGAAGGCATCGCCGGAAAAACCATTGGTATCGCGGGGTTCGGCGCGGTCGGCCGCGAGGTCGCGCGCATGGCCCTGGCGTTCGGGCTGCGCCCCCTCGCGTGGAGCCGCGGGCTCTCGCCGCAGGCCGCCGCTGAAGCGGGCGTGGGGCACGTGAAGACCATCGAGGAGCTCGCCAGCAAGAGCGACATCCTCACGCTGCACCTGCCGGTGAATGACCGCACGCGGCAGCTCGTGAACAAGCGCGTCCTCGACCTGCTCCCGCGCCGCGCGATGCTCATCAACGTCGCGCGCGCCGACCTGGTCGACTACGCCGCTCTCCGCGAGGCGGTCAAAGGGCGCGGCCTGCGCGCGGCGGTGGACGTGTACCCGGACGAGCCCAAGGGCAAGCGCGAGTTCGCGACCGACCTCTTCGAGGCGGCGCCGTCGGCCACCGGGGGGTTCGTCTACGGCACGCCGCACATCGCCGCCTCGACCGACCAGGCCCAGCTCGCGATCGCGACCGAGACCGTGCGCGTCATCCGTTCGTTCCTGGTCGACGGCAACGTCCCGAACTGCCTGAACGTCTCGCACGTGAGGGTCGCGCGCTTCCAGCTCGTCATCCGCATGCTCGACAAGGTCGGCACGCTCGCGAACGTCCTCTCCGTGATCAAGCGGCACGGGATCAACATCGAAGAGGTCACGAACACCGTCTTCGAGCACGCGGAGGCGTCGTCGACCAAGCTGCGGCTGCTCTCTCGGCCGAGCGAGACGTGCCTCAGCGAGATCCGCGCGTTCGACGAGATCCTCCACCTCGACCTGGTCACCCTCCCCTACCTCGCGTAG
- a CDS encoding glycosyltransferase, giving the protein MSTAPSPRISIVIPVYNEAGILRAAVEDLCGRLEPFGWSYELILAENGSTDRTVAIGRELAAERPEHVKIISMGEPNYGRALKEGILLARGEIVVCEEIDLCDTEFHRRAVEILETGEADLVIGSKLLMGAEDERPLVRHAASVAYSGMLRVLLGFRGTDTHGLKAFRRSALLDVVTACLVEKDVFASEFVIRADRGGVRTREIPVRIKEKRPPSINLWKRVPSVLKSVLKLTYAIRVRG; this is encoded by the coding sequence ATGAGCACCGCACCGTCGCCGCGCATTTCCATCGTCATTCCGGTCTACAACGAGGCGGGCATCCTCCGCGCGGCGGTGGAGGACCTGTGTGGCCGCCTCGAGCCGTTCGGATGGTCGTACGAGCTCATTCTCGCCGAGAACGGCTCTACGGATCGCACCGTGGCCATCGGCCGGGAGCTCGCCGCCGAGCGCCCCGAGCACGTGAAGATCATCTCCATGGGCGAGCCCAACTACGGGCGCGCCCTGAAGGAGGGCATCCTGCTCGCGCGGGGCGAGATCGTCGTCTGCGAGGAGATCGACCTCTGCGACACCGAGTTTCACCGGCGCGCCGTCGAGATCCTCGAGACGGGTGAGGCCGATCTCGTCATCGGCTCGAAGCTCCTCATGGGCGCGGAGGACGAGCGGCCGCTCGTTCGCCACGCGGCGAGCGTCGCGTACTCGGGCATGCTCCGGGTCTTGCTCGGATTTCGCGGCACCGACACGCACGGCCTCAAGGCGTTCCGGCGCTCCGCCCTCCTCGACGTCGTCACGGCCTGCCTCGTCGAGAAGGACGTGTTCGCGAGCGAGTTCGTCATCCGCGCCGACCGCGGCGGGGTGCGCACCCGCGAAATCCCCGTTCGCATCAAGGAGAAGCGGCCCCCGTCGATCAACCTCTGGAAGCGTGTCCCCAGCGTCTTGAAGAGCGTCCTCAAGCTCACGTACGCCATCCGCGTACGCGGCTGA
- a CDS encoding single-stranded DNA-binding protein, with the protein MAEGLNKVMLLGNLGADPELRMTAGGQAILKLRLATTETYLDKSNTRQERTEWHSITVWGKRGEALAKILAKGSNIFVEGSLRTSSYEKDGDKRYRTEIVANNILLTGRRGGGEARGHDDFAGPPPEARRGGGGGGGGYGGGGGGGGGGGGGGGGGRPAPAQAPAPQDDYNDFGADDDIPF; encoded by the coding sequence ATGGCCGAGGGCTTGAACAAGGTGATGCTGCTGGGGAACCTCGGGGCCGACCCCGAGCTGCGCATGACGGCGGGGGGCCAGGCCATCCTGAAGCTCCGGCTCGCGACCACCGAGACCTACCTCGACAAGAGCAACACGCGCCAGGAGCGCACCGAGTGGCACTCCATCACGGTGTGGGGCAAGCGCGGCGAGGCCCTCGCGAAGATCCTCGCCAAGGGCTCCAACATCTTCGTCGAGGGCTCGCTCCGCACCTCGAGCTACGAGAAAGACGGCGACAAGCGCTACCGCACCGAGATCGTCGCCAACAACATCCTGCTCACCGGCCGTCGCGGCGGCGGCGAGGCGCGTGGCCATGACGACTTCGCCGGTCCGCCCCCGGAGGCGCGCCGCGGCGGCGGCGGCGGCGGCGGCGGCTACGGTGGCGGCGGTGGCGGTGGCGGTGGCGGTGGCGGTGGCGGTGGCGGCGGGCGACCCGCGCCCGCGCAGGCCCCGGCCCCGCAGGACGACTACAACGACTTCGGCGCTGACGACGACATCCCGTTCTGA
- a CDS encoding tRNA pseudouridine(13) synthase TruD — MNVRQVTTTKRTWVASTVPVGYVGGVAKPRARIKTVPEDFVVDEEPAYVASGVGDHVFARVEKRNLTTHDAVSALAEVAGVHPRDVGVAGLKDKVAITTQWLSFLALPGTQVEERLRAYAAAARPDLRVLDLQRHGNKLRTGHLVENRFRIRLRDLDPARVAEVEAALLGLEASGVPNAFGQQRFGRDADNVARALAFLSGQERGPREPRARKFLFSALQSEVFNRVLAAREADGTWTTPLLGDVLKLETGGLFVCTEPEVDQARAARGELCPTGPMVGVKMRATEHEVLALETRVAAEVLGPSFDLGRTRALGEGTRRPLVLRVSQLKVTREEAASGAPDAPHARVNLVVEFALPKGAYATTVLARVVDAEEPTRESRESREGRPRRSDDILVDA; from the coding sequence ATGAACGTGCGCCAGGTCACCACGACCAAACGCACCTGGGTTGCATCGACGGTCCCGGTGGGGTACGTCGGTGGCGTGGCCAAACCGCGGGCGCGCATCAAGACGGTTCCCGAGGACTTCGTCGTCGACGAGGAGCCCGCGTACGTCGCCTCGGGCGTGGGCGACCATGTGTTCGCGCGCGTGGAGAAGCGGAATCTCACGACCCACGACGCGGTGAGCGCGCTCGCGGAGGTCGCGGGCGTCCACCCCCGCGACGTCGGCGTCGCTGGGCTGAAGGACAAGGTCGCGATCACCACCCAGTGGCTGTCGTTCTTGGCGCTTCCGGGCACCCAGGTGGAGGAGCGCCTCCGCGCCTACGCGGCGGCCGCGCGCCCTGATCTGCGCGTGCTCGACCTGCAGCGGCACGGCAACAAGCTCCGCACGGGGCACCTCGTGGAGAACCGCTTTCGCATCCGGCTCCGCGACCTCGATCCCGCTCGCGTGGCCGAGGTCGAGGCGGCGCTGCTCGGCCTCGAGGCTTCGGGCGTCCCGAACGCGTTCGGGCAGCAGCGCTTCGGTCGCGACGCCGACAACGTCGCGAGGGCGCTGGCCTTCCTGAGCGGGCAGGAGCGCGGTCCGCGTGAGCCGCGCGCCCGCAAGTTCCTGTTTTCGGCGCTGCAGTCCGAGGTGTTCAATCGGGTGCTCGCGGCGCGCGAGGCCGACGGCACGTGGACCACGCCGCTCCTCGGCGACGTGCTCAAGCTCGAGACCGGCGGCCTCTTCGTGTGCACCGAGCCCGAGGTAGACCAAGCGCGCGCGGCGCGGGGCGAGCTGTGCCCCACCGGCCCGATGGTCGGCGTGAAAATGCGCGCGACAGAGCACGAGGTCCTCGCCCTCGAGACGCGCGTCGCCGCCGAGGTGCTCGGGCCCTCCTTCGACCTCGGCCGCACCCGCGCGCTCGGCGAGGGCACCCGCCGCCCGCTGGTGCTCCGCGTGAGCCAGCTCAAGGTCACCCGCGAGGAGGCCGCGTCGGGCGCGCCGGACGCCCCGCACGCCCGCGTCAACCTGGTGGTCGAGTTCGCGCTCCCGAAGGGGGCCTACGCGACCACGGTGCTCGCGCGCGTGGTCGACGCGGAGGAGCCGACGCGCGAGTCTCGTGAGTCTCGCGAGGGGCGACCGCGCCGTTCCGACGACATCCTGGTCGACGCCTAG
- the rpmE gene encoding 50S ribosomal protein L31 — MKDGIHPDYPPSNASCACGNTFVTRSTRGDLQVDVCGACHPFYTGTQKLIDTAGRVDRFRKRYEKKTPAAKA; from the coding sequence ATGAAAGACGGCATTCACCCCGACTACCCCCCGTCCAACGCCAGCTGCGCGTGCGGAAATACCTTCGTGACGCGTTCCACCCGCGGCGACCTCCAGGTCGACGTCTGCGGCGCGTGCCACCCGTTCTACACGGGCACCCAGAAGCTCATCGACACGGCCGGCCGCGTCGACCGCTTCCGTAAGCGCTACGAGAAGAAGACGCCCGCCGCCAAGGCCTGA